Proteins co-encoded in one Quercus robur chromosome 8, dhQueRobu3.1, whole genome shotgun sequence genomic window:
- the LOC126695459 gene encoding uncharacterized protein LOC126695459, whose translation MSSTRKVIVAVSVGVVEAMKDQGICRWNFIMRSVQQHAKNHLRSISQTRNLSSSTSAVVSSKLRDDKMKQSEESLRKVMYLSCWGPN comes from the coding sequence ATGAGTTCAACAAGAAAAGTTATTGTGGCAGTCAGTGTTGGAGTTGTGGAAGCCATGAAAGACCAGGGGATCTGCAGGTGGAATTTTATCATGAGATCGGTGCAACAACATGCCAAGAATCATCTCAGGTCGATTTCCCAGACCAGGAACCTTTCTTCTTCAACTTCTGCTGTGGTTTCAAGCAAATTGAGAGATGATAAAATGAAGCAATCAGAGGAGTCTCTGAGGAAAGTCATGTACTTGAGCTGTTGGGGTCCCAATTGA
- the LOC126695460 gene encoding uncharacterized protein LOC126695460 — protein MGSTRKAIVAVSVGVVEAMKDQGICRWNFIIRAAQQHAKNNLRSFTQAKSLSSSTSAMVSNKLRDEKMKQSEESLRKVMYLSCWGPY, from the coding sequence ATGGGTTCAACAAGAAAAGCTATTGTGGCAGTGAGTGTTGGAGTTGTGGAAGCCATGAAAGACCAGGGGATCTGTAGGTGGAATTTTATCATAAGAGCGGCACAGCAACATGCCAAGAACAATCTGAGGTCGTTTACTCAAGCCAAGagcctttcttcttctacttctgcAATGGTTTCAAACAAATTGAGAGATGAGAAAATGAAGCAGTCAGAGGAGTCTCTTAGGAAAGTCATGTACTTGAGTTGTTGGGGTCCATATTGA